In the Populus trichocarpa isolate Nisqually-1 chromosome 1, P.trichocarpa_v4.1, whole genome shotgun sequence genome, one interval contains:
- the LOC7479279 gene encoding BTB/POZ domain-containing protein POB1 isoform X2 — MAALASLSGPVTEREEERMLRKIKNVAYTLWHLAVEIVGQSEDEQALTCNIPDTEDTVAYENQDVEAVAMVEGSPTDAQLDFHQRGDAAGPSSDSSWSMDCSTVLRVKSVHISSAILAAKSLFFHELFLNGIKDSAQRDVTIQIHASEEEALMDLLNFMYSNNLSASRATALLDVLLAADKFKVASCMRYCSKLLRNIPMTCESALLYLDLPSSILMAEAAQPLTDAAKKFLSVRYKDIYKFQEEVLGLPLAGIEAVLSSDYLQAASEDTIYDLVLKWAHTHYPKLEERKEVLAKQLVQLIRFPYMTCRKLKKVLNCNDLHPEFASKVVLEALFFKAETPHRQHALAVDVPNAVNRRFVERAYKYRPVKVVDFELPYQQCVVYLDLKREECAQLFPTGRVYSQAFHLGGQGFFLSAHCNMDQQGTYHCFGLFLGMQEKGSASFAVDYEFAARSKPTEGYVNKYKGNYTFTGGKAVGYRNLFSVHWEAFMEDDSNYFINGILHLRAELTIRQ; from the exons ATGGCTGCTCTGGCATCACTGAGTGGGCCCGTaacagaaagagaagaagagaggatgTTAAGAAAGATAAAG AATGTGGCTTACACTTTGTGGCATTTAGCTGTGGAAATCGTGGGGCAAAGTGAGGATGAGCAGGCACTGACTTGTAACATTCCCGACACAGAGGATACTGTGGCTTATGAAAATCAAGATGTAGAAGCTGTAGCCATGGTTGAGGGGTCTCCTACAGATGCTCAATTGGATTTTCATCAACGtg GTGATGCTGCTGGTCCAAGCAGTGACTCATCCTGGAGCATGGATTGTTCAACAGTTCTAAGAGTTAAGAGTGTACATATTAGCTCTGCAATATTGGCAGCCAAGAGTCTATTTTTTCACGAG TTATTTTTAAATGGGATAAAAGATTCAGCGCAGCGAGACGTTACTATACAGATACATGCCTCTG AAGAAGAGGCCTTAATGGACCTCCTCAATTTTATGTATAGTAACAACTTATCAGCGAGCCGAGCAACTGCTTTGCTGGATGTGCTCTTGGCTGCTGACAAATTCAAGGTTGCATCATGCATGAGATATTGCAGCAAGTTATTGCGCAACATCCCAATGACCTGTGAATCTGCTTTGCTCTACTTGGACCTTCCTTCGAGTATTTTAATGGCCGAAGCAGCTCAGCCCCTGACGGACGCAGCGAAGAAGTTTCTATCTGTGAGATACAAAGATATATATAA GTTTCAGGAAGAGGTGCTTGGATTGCCTTTGGCTGGTATTGAGGCTGTGCTATCCAGTGATTATCTCCAGGCAGCTTCAGAGGATACTATATATGACTTAGTGCTCAAGTGGGCTCATACTCATTATCCCAAATTGGAGGAGCGGAAAGAAGTTCTTGCCAAACAACTTGTTCAACTAATCCGTTTCCCATACATGACTTGTCGAAAATTGAAGAAGGTTTTAAATTGCAATGACTTACACCCTGAATTTGCATCCAAGGTTGTGCTTGAGGCCTTGTTTTTCAAGGCTGAGACACCACATAGGCAGCATGCTCTTGCAGTAGATGTACCCAATGCTGTCAATCGTCGCTTTGTGGAGCGGGCATATAAGTACCGACCTGTCAAGGTGGTTGATTTTGAACTTCCTTATCAGCAGTGTGTGGTGTACCTGGACTTGAAGCGGGAGGAGTGTGCGCAACTCTTTCCCACTGGTCGGGTGTATTCGCAAGCATTTCACCTTGGTGGACAGGGGTTTTTCTTGTCTGCCCACTGCAACATGGACCAACAGGGCACGTATCACTGTTTTGGACTTTTTCTGGGAATGCAAGAAAAGGGATCAGCGAGCTTTGCTGTTGACTATGAGTTTGCAGCCAGGTCAAAGCCAACTGAGGGGTATGTCAACAAGTACAAAGGGAACTACACTTTCACAGGTGGGAAGGCTGTTGGGTATCGGAACCTGTTCAGTGTACACTGGGAAGCATTCATGGAAGATGAcagcaattattttattaatggcaTCCTCCATCTCAGGGCTGAGCTTACCATAAGGCAATGA
- the LOC7472725 gene encoding uncharacterized protein LOC7472725 has protein sequence MSLNIIWLLLSLYFSPSVHSSDNYNTDTLDAFLQDSAFKSLVRHRPHTGALYKALLPANLSGVQVSIVRIRSRTLWNIGANFSNFQIPSRTMTLPHVRRLAIVYQDLGNWSSYYYSVPGYSMITPVVGFMVFNASNARAKRIGKVSLNTSGKAIVIRFANSTITESMISSGAKCVTFSASGTFHLGEINLLNECHSQDHGHFSIVVPQEERSGRDRRKQSLWYLWVIGFALGFSVVAFLGYFGMVSLKLLKTKKIQVMERQADEDLVLETIWVGTSKMPSATVTRTQPNLENGGF, from the coding sequence ATGAGCTTGAATATCATCTGGTTACTTCTCAGCTTATATTTTTCGCCATCTGTGCACAGCTCAGACAACTATAATACTGATACTCTGGATGCATTTCTTCAGGATTCTGCTTTTAAGTCCTTGGTTCGACACCGGCCTCACACTGGTGCTTTATACAAGGCTTTGCTTCCTGCCAATCTATCAGGTGTGCAGGTCTCTATAGTAAGAATCAGAAGCCGGACATTGTGGAACATTGGTGCTAATTTCAGCAACTTTCAGATTCCATCAAGAACCATGACATTGCCACATGTGAGGAGGCTGGCTATAGTTTATCAAGACCTGGGCAACTGGTCTTCTTACTACTACAGTGTTCCAGGTTACTCAATGATCACTCCTGTTGTTGGTTTTATGGTTTTCAACGCATCAAATGCAAGAGCCAAACGTATCGGGAAGGTTAGCCTGAATACAAGTGGAAAGGCAATAGTGATTCGTTTCGCCAATTCAACTATTACTGAGAGTATGATATCCTCAGGAGCAAAATGTGTAACATTTAGTGCTAGCGGGACATTTCACCTTGGTGAAATCAACCTGCTTAATGAATGTCATTCTCAGGATCATGGCCACTTCTCCATTGTGGTTCCGCAAGAAGAGAGGAGTGGAAGAGATAGAAGGAAGCAGAGTCTCTGGTATTTGTGGGTTATAGGTTTCGCGCTTGGATTCAGTGTAGTTGCTTTTTTAGGATACTTTGGGATGGTGTCTCTGAAACTCTTGAAAACAAAGAAGATTCAAGTAATGGAAAGACAAGCTGATGAAGATTTGGTTCTTGAGACTATTTGGGTTGGCACTAGTAAAATGCCTTCTGCAACAGTAACAAGAACTCAACCAAACCTTGAGAATGGAGGTTTCTAA
- the LOC7479279 gene encoding BTB/POZ domain-containing protein POB1 isoform X1 yields the protein MILPGADLFDPRSDMDSYVSPVESRLDYDFSFAFNDSNFSDRVLKIEIVAGLPDVKSAGDGCSGITEWARNRKRRREDVKKDKAVEIVGQSEDEQALTCNIPDTEDTVAYENQDVEAVAMVEGSPTDAQLDFHQRGDAAGPSSDSSWSMDCSTVLRVKSVHISSAILAAKSLFFHELFLNGIKDSAQRDVTIQIHASEEEALMDLLNFMYSNNLSASRATALLDVLLAADKFKVASCMRYCSKLLRNIPMTCESALLYLDLPSSILMAEAAQPLTDAAKKFLSVRYKDIYKFQEEVLGLPLAGIEAVLSSDYLQAASEDTIYDLVLKWAHTHYPKLEERKEVLAKQLVQLIRFPYMTCRKLKKVLNCNDLHPEFASKVVLEALFFKAETPHRQHALAVDVPNAVNRRFVERAYKYRPVKVVDFELPYQQCVVYLDLKREECAQLFPTGRVYSQAFHLGGQGFFLSAHCNMDQQGTYHCFGLFLGMQEKGSASFAVDYEFAARSKPTEGYVNKYKGNYTFTGGKAVGYRNLFSVHWEAFMEDDSNYFINGILHLRAELTIRQ from the exons atgatattacCGGGGGCAGACCTCTTTGATCCTCGAAGTGACATGGACTCGTACGTCTCTCCCGTCGAGTCCCGGTTGGACTATGATTTCAGTTTCGCTTTCAATGACAGTAATTTCTCTGATAGGGTGTTAAAGATCGAGATCGTCGCTGGTTTGCCTGATGTAAAATCAGCCGGTGATGGCTGCTCTGGCATCACTGAGTGGGCCCGTaacagaaagagaagaagagaggatgTTAAGAAAGATAAAG CTGTGGAAATCGTGGGGCAAAGTGAGGATGAGCAGGCACTGACTTGTAACATTCCCGACACAGAGGATACTGTGGCTTATGAAAATCAAGATGTAGAAGCTGTAGCCATGGTTGAGGGGTCTCCTACAGATGCTCAATTGGATTTTCATCAACGtg GTGATGCTGCTGGTCCAAGCAGTGACTCATCCTGGAGCATGGATTGTTCAACAGTTCTAAGAGTTAAGAGTGTACATATTAGCTCTGCAATATTGGCAGCCAAGAGTCTATTTTTTCACGAG TTATTTTTAAATGGGATAAAAGATTCAGCGCAGCGAGACGTTACTATACAGATACATGCCTCTG AAGAAGAGGCCTTAATGGACCTCCTCAATTTTATGTATAGTAACAACTTATCAGCGAGCCGAGCAACTGCTTTGCTGGATGTGCTCTTGGCTGCTGACAAATTCAAGGTTGCATCATGCATGAGATATTGCAGCAAGTTATTGCGCAACATCCCAATGACCTGTGAATCTGCTTTGCTCTACTTGGACCTTCCTTCGAGTATTTTAATGGCCGAAGCAGCTCAGCCCCTGACGGACGCAGCGAAGAAGTTTCTATCTGTGAGATACAAAGATATATATAA GTTTCAGGAAGAGGTGCTTGGATTGCCTTTGGCTGGTATTGAGGCTGTGCTATCCAGTGATTATCTCCAGGCAGCTTCAGAGGATACTATATATGACTTAGTGCTCAAGTGGGCTCATACTCATTATCCCAAATTGGAGGAGCGGAAAGAAGTTCTTGCCAAACAACTTGTTCAACTAATCCGTTTCCCATACATGACTTGTCGAAAATTGAAGAAGGTTTTAAATTGCAATGACTTACACCCTGAATTTGCATCCAAGGTTGTGCTTGAGGCCTTGTTTTTCAAGGCTGAGACACCACATAGGCAGCATGCTCTTGCAGTAGATGTACCCAATGCTGTCAATCGTCGCTTTGTGGAGCGGGCATATAAGTACCGACCTGTCAAGGTGGTTGATTTTGAACTTCCTTATCAGCAGTGTGTGGTGTACCTGGACTTGAAGCGGGAGGAGTGTGCGCAACTCTTTCCCACTGGTCGGGTGTATTCGCAAGCATTTCACCTTGGTGGACAGGGGTTTTTCTTGTCTGCCCACTGCAACATGGACCAACAGGGCACGTATCACTGTTTTGGACTTTTTCTGGGAATGCAAGAAAAGGGATCAGCGAGCTTTGCTGTTGACTATGAGTTTGCAGCCAGGTCAAAGCCAACTGAGGGGTATGTCAACAAGTACAAAGGGAACTACACTTTCACAGGTGGGAAGGCTGTTGGGTATCGGAACCTGTTCAGTGTACACTGGGAAGCATTCATGGAAGATGAcagcaattattttattaatggcaTCCTCCATCTCAGGGCTGAGCTTACCATAAGGCAATGA